From Achromobacter spanius, a single genomic window includes:
- a CDS encoding PLP-dependent aminotransferase family protein yields the protein MSLYETLADEIASSIASGVLRAGDKLPSVRDACAARGVSPSTVFQAYYLLEARGLIRAQPRSGYYVNAPAESLPPEPGASCPDGESTELAISERIFDILGSVRNRDVTPLGSAFPSPLLFPLPRLAQAMAAHLKRQDPRDTVEDLAPGNPRLRRQIALRYLIGGINLPATDIVVTNGALEALNLCLQAVTQPGDTVMVEAPTFYGALQALERLGLKALEVPTHPRTGIDLEAMQAAIQRHAPRACWLMTQFQNPLGCLMPDDRKRQLVELLARHDIPLIEDDVYGELYFGTTRPVPAKAYDTRGLVLHCSSFSKCLAPGYRIGWASAGRYAQQVQRLKLSSTLSASGPAQGAIAEYLEQGGYDRHLRRLRQTLQAQQERMADAIAQAFPAGTRVTRPQGGFFLWLELPAAVDALSLHRQALARGISVAPGPIFSASGQFGSALRLNYGHPWEAGIDAAIRTLGDLAHEACRAAAAAR from the coding sequence GTGAGCCTTTACGAAACCCTGGCCGACGAGATCGCCTCGTCGATCGCAAGCGGCGTCCTGCGGGCCGGCGACAAGCTGCCCTCGGTGCGCGACGCCTGCGCCGCGCGCGGCGTCAGCCCCTCCACCGTCTTCCAGGCCTATTACCTGCTCGAAGCCCGCGGCCTGATTCGCGCGCAGCCGCGTTCGGGCTACTACGTCAACGCCCCCGCCGAATCGCTGCCGCCCGAACCGGGCGCCTCGTGCCCCGACGGCGAATCGACCGAACTGGCAATCAGCGAGCGGATCTTCGACATCCTCGGCTCGGTGCGCAACCGCGACGTCACGCCGCTGGGCTCGGCCTTCCCCTCCCCGCTGTTGTTTCCGTTGCCGCGATTGGCGCAGGCCATGGCCGCGCATCTGAAGCGCCAGGATCCGCGTGACACCGTCGAAGACCTGGCGCCCGGCAATCCGCGCCTGCGCCGGCAGATCGCGCTGCGCTATCTGATCGGCGGCATCAACCTGCCGGCCACCGACATCGTCGTCACCAACGGCGCGCTGGAAGCGTTGAATCTTTGTCTGCAGGCGGTCACGCAGCCGGGCGACACCGTCATGGTCGAGGCGCCCACCTTTTACGGTGCGCTGCAGGCGCTGGAACGCCTTGGACTGAAAGCGCTGGAAGTGCCTACGCATCCGCGCACCGGCATCGACCTGGAAGCAATGCAGGCGGCCATCCAGCGCCATGCGCCTCGCGCCTGCTGGCTGATGACGCAATTCCAGAATCCGCTCGGTTGCCTGATGCCCGACGACAGAAAGCGGCAGTTGGTCGAACTGCTTGCGCGGCACGACATTCCGCTGATCGAAGACGACGTCTATGGCGAGCTGTACTTCGGCACGACCCGGCCCGTGCCCGCAAAGGCCTACGACACGCGCGGACTGGTGCTGCATTGCTCATCGTTCTCGAAATGCCTGGCGCCGGGCTATCGCATCGGGTGGGCCAGCGCCGGACGCTATGCCCAGCAGGTGCAGCGCCTGAAGCTGTCATCGACGCTGTCGGCGTCGGGTCCCGCGCAGGGTGCGATTGCCGAATACCTGGAACAGGGCGGCTACGACCGCCACCTGCGCCGCCTGCGCCAGACCTTGCAGGCGCAGCAGGAGCGCATGGCCGACGCCATCGCGCAGGCCTTTCCCGCCGGCACGCGCGTGACGCGGCCGCAGGGCGGATTCTTTCTATGGCTGGAACTGCCCGCCGCCGTGGATGCGCTGTCGCTGCACCGCCAGGCGCTGGCGCGCGGCATCAGCGTGGCGCCCGGCCCGATCTTCTCGGCCAGCGGCCAGTTTGGCAGCGCGTTACGCCTGAACTACGGGCATCCGTGGGAAGCCGGCATCGACGCGGCGATCCGCACGTTGGGCGACCTGGCGCACGAAGCCTGCCGGGCGGCTGCCGCAGCGCGCTAG
- a CDS encoding BON domain-containing protein, which yields MILDARPAVRPLMLAAALSTAALSLTACAPLIVGGAAATTAVVVTDRRTSGVQLEDQNMAFKAQSQIAQKLGDAARVNAMAYGGHLLLTGDVPSEEAKSQATAIAQSVENVKQVINQLNVGPIASFGQRSNDTWLTSKVKTTLLNTKYVPSGTIAVTTDRGVVYLMGKVTQAEGDYAANATADVGGVTKVVKLFETISREEAIRLSGSGSKPATTESKAPIESGTGPATDNAGGMGGTSSGVEAMPIK from the coding sequence ATGATTCTTGACGCCAGACCCGCAGTCCGCCCGCTGATGCTTGCCGCCGCGCTATCGACCGCGGCGCTTTCGCTGACGGCCTGCGCGCCCTTGATCGTGGGCGGCGCCGCCGCCACCACGGCGGTCGTGGTCACCGACCGCCGCACGTCCGGCGTCCAGCTCGAAGACCAGAACATGGCGTTCAAGGCGCAGAGCCAGATCGCCCAAAAACTGGGCGACGCCGCGCGCGTCAATGCCATGGCCTACGGCGGCCACCTGCTGCTGACGGGCGACGTGCCCTCGGAAGAAGCCAAGAGCCAGGCCACCGCCATCGCGCAAAGCGTCGAAAACGTGAAGCAGGTCATCAACCAGCTCAACGTCGGCCCCATCGCGTCGTTCGGCCAGCGCTCCAACGACACCTGGCTGACATCCAAGGTCAAGACCACGCTGCTCAACACCAAGTACGTGCCCTCCGGCACCATCGCGGTCACCACCGACCGTGGCGTCGTCTACCTGATGGGCAAGGTCACCCAGGCCGAAGGCGACTACGCCGCCAATGCCACCGCGGACGTCGGCGGCGTGACCAAGGTCGTCAAGCTCTTTGAAACCATCAGCCGCGAAGAAGCCATCCGCCTGTCGGGCAGCGGCTCCAAACCGGCCACCACCGAAAGCAAGGCGCCCATCGAAAGCGGCACGGGTCCGGCCACCGACAATGCGGGCGGCATGGGCGGCACGAGCAGCGGCGTCGAAGCAATGCCCATCAAATGA
- the rapZ gene encoding RNase adapter RapZ: MLKVVLVTGISGSGKSVALRMLEDASYTCVDNLPVRFLTEFIAQARDEGMERVAVAIDVRSPGELAELPDVVTALRAMGTSLRVVFLDANTATLVQRYSESRRRHPLTDRLQRGGTAPSLTECIALERELLAPLREQEHVIDTSELTPGQLRAWIRDLIKADRAPLVLTFESFAYKRGVPGDADLVFDVRCLPNPHYDRNLRPLTGRDEPVATWLAGYEQVGLMIDDIAGFLKRWLPLYTQDTRNYLTVAIGCTGGQHRSVYVVEQLALRFADHDPLLVRHRTQLPDETA; encoded by the coding sequence ATGTTGAAAGTCGTCCTCGTCACCGGCATTTCCGGTTCCGGCAAATCCGTCGCGCTGCGCATGCTCGAGGACGCAAGCTACACCTGTGTCGACAATCTTCCCGTCCGCTTCCTGACCGAATTCATTGCGCAGGCGCGCGATGAAGGCATGGAACGCGTTGCCGTCGCCATCGACGTGCGCTCGCCGGGCGAACTTGCCGAACTGCCCGACGTGGTCACCGCGCTGCGCGCCATGGGCACGAGTCTTCGCGTGGTCTTCCTGGATGCCAACACCGCCACGCTGGTGCAGCGCTACTCCGAATCGCGCCGCCGCCATCCGCTGACCGACCGCCTGCAACGCGGCGGCACGGCGCCGTCGCTGACCGAGTGCATTGCGCTGGAAAGAGAGCTGCTGGCGCCGCTGCGCGAGCAGGAACACGTCATCGATACGTCAGAGCTCACGCCCGGCCAGCTTCGCGCCTGGATCCGCGATCTCATCAAGGCAGACCGCGCGCCGCTGGTGCTGACGTTCGAATCGTTTGCCTACAAGCGCGGCGTGCCGGGCGACGCGGACTTGGTGTTCGACGTGCGCTGCCTGCCCAACCCCCATTACGACCGCAACCTGCGTCCGCTGACGGGCCGCGACGAACCCGTTGCCACGTGGCTCGCCGGGTACGAGCAGGTCGGCCTGATGATCGATGACATCGCAGGCTTTCTGAAGCGCTGGCTGCCGCTGTACACGCAGGACACCCGCAACTACCTGACCGTGGCCATCGGTTGCACCGGCGGCCAGCACCGTTCGGTGTATGTCGTGGAGCAACTGGCGCTGCGCTTTGCCGACCACGACCCGCTGCTGGTGCGCCACCGCACCCAACTGCCCGACGAAACCGCATGA
- a CDS encoding c-type cytochrome: MLALISSCSVSLPRFWAFRSAFAAAAVVFMSAPSLAQQAAPPTLQPDTMAARVAACTACHGAQGRAGADGYYPRLAGKPQDYLYHQLLNFRDGRRQYRPMTHLLAGLPDDYLRDMAAYFSEQHVPYPAPVRADVSAATLEAGRKLAKEGDAARGLPACASCHGAVLSGMLPAIPGLLGLPRDYIGAQIGGWKNGLRRAAAPDCMADISHKLTPNDIGALAAWLSSQPVVEPYVPDAANSVRLPAECGSQAQR; this comes from the coding sequence ATGTTAGCCCTCATTTCCTCTTGTAGTGTTTCACTGCCGCGGTTTTGGGCATTCCGCAGCGCCTTTGCCGCTGCGGCTGTTGTGTTTATGTCCGCGCCGTCGCTGGCCCAGCAGGCGGCGCCGCCGACCCTGCAGCCGGACACCATGGCGGCCCGCGTCGCGGCCTGTACGGCCTGTCACGGCGCGCAGGGCAGGGCGGGCGCCGACGGCTACTATCCGCGGCTGGCCGGCAAGCCGCAGGACTATCTCTATCACCAGCTTCTGAACTTTCGCGATGGGCGCCGTCAGTACCGGCCCATGACGCACCTGCTGGCTGGGTTGCCCGACGACTACCTGCGCGACATGGCCGCGTATTTTTCCGAGCAGCATGTGCCGTATCCGGCGCCCGTTCGCGCGGACGTGTCCGCCGCCACGCTGGAGGCCGGACGCAAGCTTGCCAAGGAGGGCGATGCGGCGCGCGGCCTGCCCGCCTGTGCGTCCTGTCACGGTGCGGTCCTCTCCGGCATGCTGCCCGCCATCCCGGGCCTGCTTGGCCTGCCACGCGACTACATCGGCGCGCAGATCGGCGGCTGGAAGAACGGCCTGCGCCGCGCCGCCGCGCCGGACTGCATGGCCGACATCTCTCACAAGCTCACCCCCAACGACATCGGCGCCCTGGCGGCGTGGCTGTCGTCGCAGCCCGTCGTCGAGCCCTACGTGCCCGACGCCGCGAACTCGGTCCGGCTCCCCGCGGAATGCGGCAGCCAGGCGCAACGCTGA
- a CDS encoding c-type cytochrome, whose translation MTLMKRILIVLLLVVVVAAGGLYWLGTRDDASTGPAAAAAEGAAQIERGRYLALAGNCMACHTSRGGKAFAGGTPVPTPFGTVYGPNITPDPDTGIGAWTADDFWQALHNGKSKDGTLLYPAFPYTEYTRVTRSDSDALYAYLRSISPVKQANRPPEMEFPYDQRMLLAAWRALYFKPGVQEADPGQSVQWNRGRYLVEGLGHCAACHTPRNSLGATRAGDALAGGVIPVLDWYAPPLTNDMQTGMGRWTAQDIATLLKTGIAAHSTVSGPMAEVVLGSTQHLTDDDALAIGVYLKSLPATPPATDTRAAAPAPAAMELGGKLYSQQCAQCHQADGKGSGTAWPALAGNPSVTAPSPVNAIRMVLDGGYAPATAANPRPHGMPPFGQVLNDNDIAMLVTYIRNSWGNEAGGTSALEVKRARASSTLN comes from the coding sequence ATGACGCTGATGAAAAGAATCCTAATTGTTCTGCTGCTGGTGGTCGTGGTGGCCGCTGGCGGGTTGTATTGGCTGGGCACGCGCGACGATGCCAGCACCGGCCCCGCCGCGGCGGCGGCCGAGGGCGCCGCGCAGATCGAGCGCGGCCGCTACCTGGCGCTGGCCGGCAACTGCATGGCCTGCCACACCAGCCGGGGCGGCAAGGCGTTTGCCGGCGGCACGCCCGTCCCCACGCCGTTCGGCACGGTCTACGGCCCGAACATCACGCCCGACCCGGATACCGGCATCGGCGCCTGGACGGCCGACGACTTCTGGCAGGCGCTGCACAACGGCAAATCGAAGGATGGCACGCTGCTGTACCCGGCGTTTCCGTACACCGAGTACACGCGTGTCACGCGCAGCGATTCCGACGCGCTGTATGCCTATCTGCGCAGCATTTCGCCCGTCAAGCAGGCCAACCGTCCGCCCGAGATGGAGTTCCCGTACGACCAGCGGATGCTGCTGGCGGCGTGGCGCGCGCTGTATTTCAAGCCGGGTGTGCAAGAAGCGGACCCCGGCCAGTCGGTCCAATGGAATCGCGGCCGCTATCTGGTCGAAGGGCTGGGTCATTGCGCGGCCTGCCACACGCCGCGCAACAGCCTGGGCGCGACGCGCGCGGGCGACGCGCTGGCCGGTGGCGTGATTCCCGTGCTGGACTGGTACGCGCCGCCGCTCACGAACGACATGCAGACCGGCATGGGACGCTGGACGGCGCAGGACATCGCCACGCTGCTCAAGACCGGCATTGCCGCGCATTCGACGGTCAGCGGGCCGATGGCGGAAGTCGTGCTGGGCAGCACGCAGCACCTGACCGACGACGACGCGCTGGCTATCGGCGTCTATCTGAAGTCGCTGCCTGCCACGCCGCCCGCGACGGATACGCGTGCAGCTGCCCCTGCGCCCGCGGCCATGGAACTGGGCGGCAAGCTGTACAGCCAGCAATGCGCCCAATGCCATCAGGCCGACGGCAAGGGCAGCGGCACTGCGTGGCCCGCGCTCGCCGGCAACCCGTCGGTGACCGCGCCGTCGCCCGTCAACGCCATCCGCATGGTGCTGGACGGCGGGTATGCGCCCGCCACAGCCGCGAACCCACGTCCCCACGGCATGCCGCCGTTCGGCCAGGTGCTCAACGACAACGACATTGCGATGCTCGTGACATACATCCGCAATAGCTGGGGCAACGAGGCGGGCGGGACGAGCGCGCTGGAGGTCAAGCGCGCGCGGGCGTCGTCGACGTTGAATTAG
- a CDS encoding septal ring lytic transglycosylase RlpA family protein, which yields MTLSRPLHFLFVLLLAIAVAGCSSTGGRKKGGYYKDDGPDANPPSNLDQIPDAVPKLEPYASGANRPYVVFGQRYVPDTTGQAYKKRGIASWYGKKFHGNSTSIGETYDMYAMTAAHTTLPIPSYARVTSMVNGKTIIVRVNDRGPFHSDRIMDLSYVAAYKLGIIGPGSGQVVVEAIQAEEIRRLASQGAPAAPVPEPESATGSTPVMAPVASTPVALAPQPLAPASPSPAPMLPAAGAGAGTGSIYLQVGAFSQPGNAQSLVSRINTQLGAEGAPPATVEQANNLYRVRIGPYPDRQSALNAVPLVSDRIGILPTIASQ from the coding sequence ATGACGCTTTCCCGCCCCCTGCATTTCCTCTTTGTGCTGCTGCTCGCGATCGCGGTGGCGGGCTGTTCCTCCACCGGCGGACGCAAAAAGGGCGGCTACTACAAGGACGACGGACCGGACGCCAACCCGCCGTCCAACCTGGATCAGATTCCCGACGCGGTGCCCAAGCTGGAACCCTACGCCAGCGGCGCGAACCGGCCTTATGTCGTGTTCGGCCAGCGGTATGTGCCGGACACCACCGGCCAGGCCTACAAGAAGCGCGGCATCGCCTCGTGGTACGGCAAGAAATTCCACGGCAACTCCACGTCGATCGGCGAGACCTACGACATGTATGCCATGACGGCCGCGCACACGACGCTGCCGATCCCCAGCTACGCGCGGGTGACCAGCATGGTCAACGGTAAGACGATCATCGTGCGGGTGAACGACCGCGGCCCCTTCCACAGCGACCGCATCATGGACCTGTCCTACGTCGCGGCCTACAAGCTGGGCATCATCGGCCCGGGCAGCGGGCAAGTGGTCGTGGAAGCCATCCAGGCCGAAGAGATCCGGCGCCTGGCCTCGCAGGGCGCGCCGGCGGCACCCGTGCCGGAACCGGAATCCGCCACGGGCTCCACGCCGGTGATGGCGCCGGTGGCGTCCACCCCCGTGGCGCTGGCGCCCCAGCCTTTGGCGCCCGCTTCGCCCAGCCCCGCTCCGATGCTCCCGGCGGCCGGCGCCGGGGCAGGTACAGGCAGCATTTACCTGCAGGTGGGCGCGTTCAGCCAGCCCGGCAATGCGCAGTCGCTTGTCAGCCGCATCAATACGCAGCTCGGCGCCGAAGGCGCGCCGCCCGCGACGGTGGAACAGGCCAACAATCTGTACCGCGTTCGGATCGGTCCGTATCCCGATCGCCAAAGCGCGCTCAATGCCGTGCCGCTGGTGTCCGACCGCATCGGCATCCTGCCGACCATCGCGTCGCAGTAA
- the hprK gene encoding HPr(Ser) kinase/phosphatase, whose protein sequence is MLTVQELVDDNADKIPFNWISGQGAADRAIPDDGMAAADLVGHLNLIHPSRIQVFGQEELAYYTRFDLRRRMHHMDELLIGGVPAILLADGLTPPQDLVDQCDQHQVPLLSTPVAAAQLIDLLRIYLGKKLAPTTTVHGVFLDVLGLGVLITGESGLGKSELALELISRGHGLVADDAVEFSRTAPNMIEGHCPQLLQNLLEVRGLGLLDIRTIFGETSVRRKMRLKLIVHLVRATAQDKFERLPLQDITQDMLGLPVRKVMLQVAAGRNLAVLVEAAVRNTILKLRGIDTLGEFMERQAMAILQSSK, encoded by the coding sequence ATGCTCACGGTGCAGGAACTCGTCGACGACAACGCCGACAAAATCCCCTTTAACTGGATTTCGGGCCAGGGCGCCGCGGACCGCGCGATTCCCGATGACGGCATGGCGGCCGCCGATCTCGTCGGCCACTTGAACCTGATCCACCCGTCGCGCATCCAGGTGTTCGGCCAGGAAGAGCTGGCGTACTACACCCGCTTCGACCTGCGCCGCCGCATGCACCACATGGACGAGCTGCTGATCGGCGGCGTGCCGGCGATTCTGCTGGCCGATGGCCTGACGCCGCCGCAAGACCTGGTCGACCAGTGCGACCAGCACCAGGTGCCGCTGCTGTCCACGCCGGTTGCCGCCGCGCAGCTCATCGACCTCTTGCGCATCTATCTCGGCAAGAAGCTCGCGCCCACCACCACGGTGCACGGCGTGTTCCTGGACGTGCTGGGACTGGGCGTCCTGATCACGGGCGAGTCGGGCCTGGGCAAAAGCGAACTGGCGCTCGAACTGATTTCGCGCGGTCACGGCCTGGTGGCCGATGACGCGGTCGAGTTCTCGCGCACCGCGCCCAACATGATCGAAGGCCACTGTCCGCAACTGCTGCAGAACCTGCTGGAAGTCCGCGGCCTGGGCCTGCTCGACATCCGGACGATCTTTGGCGAAACCTCGGTGCGCCGCAAGATGCGGCTCAAGCTCATCGTGCACCTGGTGCGCGCCACCGCGCAGGACAAGTTTGAACGCCTGCCGCTGCAGGACATCACGCAGGACATGCTGGGCCTGCCCGTGCGCAAGGTGATGCTGCAAGTGGCCGCGGGCCGCAACCTGGCCGTGCTGGTCGAGGCGGCGGTGCGCAACACCATCCTCAAGCTGCGCGGCATCGACACCCTGGGCGAATTCATGGAACGCCAGGCCATGGCGATCCTCCAAAGCAGCAAATGA
- a CDS encoding YraN family protein, which yields MTDDTLRLACELALAARRRAAKRKRRVGRQPADRPPPRRSPAQRRGDHHEAAALRLLAARGLTLLARNLACRAGEIDLAMRDGDTLVFVEVRARASLRFGGAAASIGREKQTRLARAAAYWLPELARRHWGGSAPPARFDAVVFDGGDPSWLRGAFWLP from the coding sequence ATGACGGACGACACCCTGCGCCTGGCCTGCGAACTTGCCCTGGCCGCCCGCCGCCGCGCCGCAAAACGCAAGCGCCGCGTGGGGCGCCAGCCTGCCGACCGCCCGCCCCCGCGCCGCTCTCCCGCCCAGCGGCGCGGCGACCACCATGAAGCAGCTGCGCTACGCCTGCTGGCGGCGCGGGGCCTGACGCTGCTGGCGCGCAACCTGGCCTGCCGCGCCGGCGAAATCGACCTGGCCATGCGCGACGGCGACACGCTCGTCTTCGTCGAGGTCCGGGCGCGCGCAAGCTTGCGCTTCGGCGGCGCCGCCGCCAGCATCGGCCGCGAAAAGCAGACGCGGCTCGCCCGGGCGGCGGCGTATTGGTTGCCCGAACTTGCCCGCCGGCACTGGGGCGGCTCGGCCCCGCCCGCCCGCTTCGACGCGGTGGTTTTTGACGGCGGCGACCCTTCCTGGCTGCGCGGCGCATTCTGGCTGCCATGA
- a CDS encoding peroxiredoxin family protein — MKKAIVALAVLVAVGIGAWFAMRPAQTAPDVTFTTLEGKTFSMQDLRGKVVLVKFWATSCVTCVKQMPDTISAYNEYADKGYEAIAVAMNYDPPNFVLNFAETRKLPFPVALDTKGEIARAFGDIRLTPTAFLIDKEGHIIKRYLGEYDKAEFHATVEKALAAG; from the coding sequence ATGAAAAAAGCCATCGTAGCCCTCGCAGTTCTCGTGGCGGTCGGCATCGGCGCCTGGTTTGCCATGCGCCCGGCCCAGACCGCGCCCGACGTCACCTTCACCACGCTCGAAGGCAAGACCTTCTCCATGCAGGACCTGCGCGGCAAGGTCGTGCTGGTCAAATTCTGGGCAACCAGTTGCGTGACGTGCGTGAAGCAGATGCCCGACACCATCTCCGCCTACAACGAGTACGCGGACAAGGGGTACGAAGCCATCGCGGTCGCCATGAACTACGACCCGCCCAACTTCGTGCTCAACTTCGCTGAAACCCGCAAGCTGCCGTTCCCGGTTGCGCTGGACACCAAGGGCGAGATCGCGCGCGCCTTCGGCGACATCCGCCTGACGCCCACGGCGTTCCTCATCGACAAAGAGGGACACATTATCAAGCGCTATCTGGGCGAATACGACAAGGCCGAGTTCCACGCCACGGTGGAAAAGGCCCTGGCCGCCGGCTGA
- a CDS encoding methylated-DNA--[protein]-cysteine S-methyltransferase produces MVYSTVVSNKPADPQERLTYRDMPTPLGDLRLVASPKGLRGAWFTDQALLPPPDGWTLTDSDPFLEQARRELDEWFAGERRVFDVTLDPVGTTFQHEVWHALCALEFGTLTSYGELARTVNRPKGAQAVGGAVGRNPISIIIPCHRVIGADTSLTGFGGGLPRKQALLAHEGNRYVSRSAHARRVCDGQAELPW; encoded by the coding sequence ATGGTGTATTCGACCGTCGTGTCCAACAAGCCCGCCGACCCGCAAGAGCGGCTGACCTACCGCGACATGCCCACGCCGCTGGGCGATCTGCGCCTGGTGGCCAGCCCGAAGGGATTGCGCGGCGCGTGGTTCACCGATCAGGCGCTGCTGCCGCCGCCGGATGGATGGACGCTGACCGACAGCGATCCGTTCCTGGAACAGGCGCGGCGCGAGCTTGATGAATGGTTTGCCGGCGAGCGCCGCGTGTTCGACGTGACGCTCGACCCGGTCGGCACCACGTTTCAACACGAGGTCTGGCATGCGCTGTGCGCGCTGGAGTTCGGCACGCTGACCAGCTATGGCGAACTGGCCCGCACGGTGAACCGGCCGAAGGGCGCGCAGGCGGTGGGTGGCGCGGTGGGCCGCAATCCCATCAGCATCATCATTCCGTGCCACCGCGTGATCGGCGCGGACACCTCGCTGACGGGATTTGGCGGCGGATTGCCGCGCAAGCAGGCGTTGCTGGCGCATGAAGGCAACCGCTATGTGAGCCGCAGCGCGCACGCGCGCCGCGTGTGCGACGGGCAGGCGGAGCTGCCCTGGTAG
- a CDS encoding phosphoheptose isomerase, producing the protein MDMTSRMTSHFRDAMAAHEQSMNVLAEPLAVAVDVLFGALANNGKILACGNGGSAADAQHFIAELVGRFERERLPLAGIALNTDTSILTAVGNDYGFDEVYERQVNAFGQAGDVLVAISTSGNSPNVVRAMEAASAREMHVLALTGKGGGVMGELITPMDVHLCVPSDRTMRIQEVHILLLHALCDGIDALLLGDTE; encoded by the coding sequence ATGGATATGACCTCTCGCATGACGTCGCACTTTCGCGATGCCATGGCCGCTCACGAACAAAGCATGAACGTCCTGGCCGAACCGCTGGCGGTAGCCGTGGACGTGCTGTTCGGCGCCCTGGCGAACAACGGCAAGATTCTGGCTTGCGGCAATGGCGGATCGGCTGCCGACGCGCAGCATTTCATCGCGGAACTGGTGGGCCGCTTCGAACGCGAACGCCTGCCGCTCGCGGGCATTGCGCTCAACACCGACACCTCCATCCTCACGGCGGTCGGCAACGACTACGGCTTTGACGAAGTCTACGAACGGCAGGTCAACGCCTTCGGGCAGGCCGGCGACGTGCTCGTGGCCATCTCGACCAGCGGCAATTCGCCCAACGTGGTCCGCGCCATGGAAGCCGCCAGCGCCCGCGAGATGCATGTCCTTGCCCTGACCGGCAAGGGCGGCGGCGTCATGGGGGAACTCATTACCCCGATGGACGTCCATCTATGTGTTCCCAGCGATCGCACCATGCGCATCCAGGAAGTCCATATTCTGCTGCTGCACGCGCTGTGCGACGGCATCGACGCTCTTCTGCTTGGAGACACCGAATGA
- the rsmI gene encoding 16S rRNA (cytidine(1402)-2'-O)-methyltransferase yields the protein MNQNVSPPTAGDAWSRVSERVAGQHWPASTLYVVATPIGNLGDLGLRAWHALQRADVIAAEDTRASRTLLDAWGVGTPLMAAHRHNEAAAAQAICERLAQGQRVALVSDAGAPAVSDPGARVVRAVRAAGFAVVPVPGPSAVIAALMGSGVTTDENPAYAFAGFAPPKAVARQRWLRQWCALPAPVVMFESPHRLAATFADLLEVCGPERELTVARELTKRFEEIGTVKLGEAAAWLAADAHREQGEFVLIVHAEADAPESDDVDPAHDVLLDALLESLSVRDAARVAAKVTGQPRDVLYNRALIRKKAQE from the coding sequence ATGAATCAAAACGTCTCACCTCCCACTGCCGGCGATGCCTGGTCCCGCGTGTCGGAACGTGTGGCTGGCCAGCATTGGCCAGCCTCGACGCTGTATGTCGTGGCCACGCCCATCGGCAATCTGGGCGACCTGGGCCTGCGCGCCTGGCACGCCCTGCAGCGGGCTGACGTGATCGCCGCCGAGGACACGCGCGCCAGCCGCACGCTGCTCGATGCCTGGGGTGTCGGCACGCCGCTCATGGCGGCGCATCGCCACAACGAGGCCGCCGCGGCGCAGGCCATTTGCGAGCGCCTGGCGCAAGGCCAGCGCGTGGCCTTGGTGTCCGATGCCGGCGCGCCGGCGGTCAGCGACCCCGGCGCCCGCGTGGTCCGGGCCGTGCGCGCCGCCGGCTTTGCCGTCGTGCCGGTGCCCGGCCCCAGCGCCGTGATCGCGGCCCTGATGGGGAGCGGCGTCACCACGGACGAGAACCCCGCCTACGCCTTCGCGGGATTTGCTCCGCCCAAGGCGGTGGCCCGGCAGCGTTGGCTGCGCCAGTGGTGCGCGTTGCCCGCGCCGGTCGTGATGTTCGAATCGCCTCACCGCCTGGCGGCCACGTTTGCCGACCTGCTCGAGGTCTGCGGCCCGGAACGTGAACTGACCGTCGCGCGCGAGCTGACCAAGCGCTTTGAAGAGATCGGCACCGTCAAACTGGGTGAGGCCGCGGCATGGCTGGCCGCCGACGCGCATCGCGAACAAGGCGAGTTCGTGCTGATCGTCCATGCCGAGGCGGACGCACCTGAGTCCGACGACGTCGATCCCGCCCACGACGTCCTGCTGGACGCCTTGCTGGAATCGCTGTCCGTGCGCGACGCCGCACGCGTGGCGGCCAAGGTCACCGGCCAGCCGCGCGACGTGCTCTACAACCGGGCCCTGATCCGCAAGAAGGCGCAGGAATAA